A stretch of the Aegilops tauschii subsp. strangulata cultivar AL8/78 chromosome 4, Aet v6.0, whole genome shotgun sequence genome encodes the following:
- the LOC141021556 gene encoding uncharacterized protein, translated as MAPLQFSCSWMQQCCIERTPAPPLPCLPPSASSRPRRHARRPPCRVLRQSLAPPLRLCSFLDAELAKLSRLDLRPASLTPCLPFPPPSFCLTSLCLSSSGTGTRRAQLRPRRRAPPRPSHRAAPVQPLLELVNPPLPAPAGPASSPRCRVVPCVCLARSSLYARGTSASPALTSPLAKPPSRPSTSSSSSPRTLPGQAPLAAVHRRNTPAPSSLSASSASSEGSARVDRVARQQLPGQARPFAACPASSPPNWAWPMVSSIQCPLMCTVGPARFGPFGFVRSCEDSFDYIRLSSSWIRSSS; from the exons ATGGCGCCGCTGCAGTTCTCCTGCAGTTGGATGCAGCAGTGCTGCATCGAGCGcacgcccgcgccgccgctgccatGTCTGCCTCCCTCCGCCTCCAGCCGTCCCCGCCGCCATGCGCGTCGTCCGCCTTGCCGGGTTCTTCGCCAGTCCCTCGCCCCGCCTCTGCGTCTCTGCTCCTTCCTCGACGCCGAGCTCGCCAAGCTCAGCCGCCTCGACCTCAGGCCGGCCTCCCTCACGCCCTGTCTTCCtttccctcccccctctttctGTCTcacctctctctgtctctcttcgTCAGGGACAGGAACCAGACGAGCCCAGCTGCGGCCTCGCCGGAGAGCTCCCCCGCGCCCGTCCCATCGCGCCGCGCCTGTCCAGCCTCTGCTCGAGCTTGTCAACCCGCCGCTTCCCGCGCCTGCCGGCCCTGCCTCAAGTCCCCGCTGCCGCGTCGTGCCCTGTGTCTGCCTCGCCCGCTCATCTCTGTACGCGAGGGGAACGAGCGCCTCGCCCGCGTTGACCTCTCCCCTCGCCAAGCCGCCGAGCCGCCCGAGCACCTCCTCCAGTTCGTCGCCTCGGACGCTGCCTGGTCAAGCTCCGCTCGCTGCCGTCCATCGCCGGAACACGCCAGCGCCAAGTTCCCTGTCTGCTTCCTCTGCATCGAGCGAGGGCAGCGCCCGCGTTGACCGCGTCGCCCGTCAGCAGCTACCAGGCCAAGCGCGCCCCTTCGCGGCCTGCCCAGCCTCCTCCCCACCGAACTGGGCTTGGCCCATGGTGAGCAGCATCCAGTGCCCTCTCATGTGCACTGTTGGCCCAGCAAGATTCGGCCC cttcggtttcgtccggagttgtgaggattcgttcgactacatccgtttgtcttcttcatggattcgatcttcttcctag